The Streptomyces cadmiisoli genome has a segment encoding these proteins:
- a CDS encoding sensor histidine kinase, with protein MKGVRPRAGARTRVTLRTRLTLAYGALLAVVAGTLIALLYAFMTYVPVYSERLSVDGGGLNAERIGLGEGASAWAPPMKGAALSKDCADPSLSEVVRNLRGKLMARDEGSAHISLCGVTPTGEIGPDGWAATYEISTKDDFLRSLLLFSAAALAVLLVVALLVGWFVAGRMLAPLQKVTATARGIAGSTLHERIDIGGPQDEIRQLAETFNDMLRRLDRSFEAQRRFASNASHELKTPLTGMRTILQVALAAPQEYRLQEIGPKLLTLTSRSADILNALLTLARADQGGVDKEKVELGAVARESVTEAGSQADELGVTVSVDCGRAEIMGDRVLLRQLTGNLVQNAVRHNHRGGSAEVRVEESPDQRVARFVVRNTGRRFSREEADQMREPFHRLDTRQSTRTGRPAGHGLGLAVAESITRAHSGTLDITPLPDGGLETVVVLPLTIGGSPHCAAPAGLRRAATSEAPPRPGRNRNR; from the coding sequence GTGAAGGGCGTCCGCCCCAGGGCCGGCGCCCGGACCCGCGTCACCCTGCGCACCCGGCTGACCCTCGCCTACGGCGCCCTGCTGGCAGTCGTCGCGGGCACCCTCATCGCGCTGCTCTACGCGTTCATGACCTACGTCCCGGTCTACAGCGAACGCCTGTCCGTCGACGGCGGCGGGCTGAACGCCGAGCGGATCGGACTGGGAGAGGGGGCGAGCGCCTGGGCACCCCCGATGAAGGGCGCGGCCCTCAGCAAGGACTGTGCCGATCCGTCACTGAGCGAGGTCGTCCGCAACCTCCGCGGGAAGCTGATGGCGCGGGACGAGGGCAGCGCGCACATCTCGCTGTGCGGGGTGACACCCACCGGCGAGATCGGCCCGGACGGCTGGGCGGCGACGTACGAGATCTCCACCAAGGACGACTTCCTGCGATCGCTGCTGCTCTTCAGTGCCGCCGCCCTCGCCGTACTCCTGGTCGTCGCGCTGCTCGTGGGCTGGTTCGTGGCCGGGCGCATGCTGGCCCCGCTGCAGAAGGTCACCGCCACCGCGCGCGGTATCGCCGGGTCCACCCTGCACGAACGGATCGACATCGGCGGACCCCAGGACGAGATCCGGCAACTCGCCGAGACCTTCAACGACATGCTGCGACGGCTCGACCGCAGCTTCGAGGCGCAGCGCCGGTTCGCCTCCAACGCCTCGCACGAACTGAAGACGCCGCTGACCGGTATGCGCACCATCCTCCAGGTCGCGCTGGCCGCCCCGCAGGAGTACCGCCTCCAGGAGATCGGGCCCAAACTGCTCACCCTGACGTCGCGTTCGGCCGACATCCTGAACGCGCTGCTGACCCTGGCCCGCGCCGACCAGGGCGGAGTCGACAAGGAGAAGGTCGAGCTGGGCGCGGTGGCCAGGGAGTCGGTCACCGAGGCCGGCTCGCAGGCGGACGAGCTCGGTGTGACGGTCAGCGTCGACTGCGGCCGTGCCGAGATCATGGGCGACCGGGTGCTGCTGCGTCAGCTGACCGGCAACCTCGTGCAGAACGCCGTCCGGCACAACCACCGCGGCGGAAGCGCCGAGGTGCGGGTGGAGGAGAGCCCCGACCAGCGGGTCGCCCGTTTCGTGGTGCGCAACACCGGGCGCCGGTTCAGCCGGGAGGAGGCGGACCAGATGCGCGAACCGTTCCACCGGCTCGACACCCGCCAGTCCACCCGTACCGGCCGGCCCGCCGGACACGGCCTGGGCCTGGCCGTCGCCGAGTCCATCACGCGCGCCCACTCCGGCACCCTGGACATCACACCCCTGCCCGACGGCGGCCTCGAGACCGTCGTCGTACTCCCGCTCACCATCGGCGGGAGCCCGCACTGTGCCGCTCCGGCCGGGCTCAGACGGGCGGCCACCAGCGAGGCGCCGCCCAGGCCAGG
- a CDS encoding response regulator transcription factor, with amino-acid sequence MRVLIVEDDTFIAEALLAGLRREAMAADLALDGASAMEHLACHDYDVVVLDRDLPVLHGDEVCRAIAERYSGVRVLMLTAASALHDRVDGLRLGADDYLPKPFDFPELVARLRALQRRAGTPPPPVLHCADVRLDPFRLEAYRADRFLRLTRKEFAVLHQLMAADGGVVSSETLLEKAWDEHTDPFTNAVRITISTLRRKLGDPPLLHTVTGVGYYLAQAR; translated from the coding sequence GTGCGGGTACTGATCGTGGAGGACGACACCTTCATAGCCGAGGCGCTGCTCGCGGGGCTGCGGCGCGAGGCGATGGCCGCCGACCTCGCCCTGGACGGCGCGTCGGCGATGGAACACCTGGCCTGCCACGACTACGACGTCGTGGTGCTCGACCGCGACCTGCCGGTGCTGCACGGCGACGAGGTGTGCCGGGCCATCGCCGAGCGGTACAGCGGGGTCCGGGTGCTGATGCTGACGGCCGCCTCCGCCCTCCACGACCGGGTCGACGGGCTGCGCCTGGGCGCGGACGACTACCTTCCCAAGCCGTTCGACTTCCCCGAGCTGGTGGCCCGCCTGCGGGCCCTCCAGCGCCGCGCGGGCACACCGCCGCCACCGGTGCTGCACTGCGCGGACGTACGCCTCGACCCGTTCCGGCTGGAGGCCTACCGCGCCGACCGGTTCCTGCGGCTGACCCGCAAGGAGTTCGCCGTGCTGCACCAGCTGATGGCGGCCGACGGGGGAGTGGTCAGCTCCGAGACGCTGCTGGAGAAGGCGTGGGACGAGCACACCGACCCGTTCACCAACGCCGTGCGGATCACGATCTCCACCCTGCGCCGCAAGCTCGGTGACCCGCCGCTGCTGCACACCGTCACCGGTGTCGGCTACTACCTGGCGCAGGCCCGGTGA
- a CDS encoding ABC transporter permease, producing MRGRGLGRSRLRASDLVQLGAHGLRARPVRAVLSAAGIAIGIAAMLAVIGISTSSQANLDAELDELGTNLLTVSPGRDPDTGEVLPLPRTAASTAARVDGVDVVSATGAMKDVGVYRNERVDPAESNGLALLAADRDLLRALRAELSSGNWLDRAPRRYPTAVLGERAAQRLGVTGPGERVWIGDRYFTVLGVLSPVRLTPEMDTAVLVNAEAAERYLGYDGHPTLLYERSPDALVETVRARLPRAVNPENPQHVAVSRPSDALKARQAAEASFTGLLVGLGGVALLVGGIGVANTMVISVIERRREIGLRRALGATRRHISRQFLVEALLLSALGGVAGAVLGGAVTAGYAISQDWPTAIPFVALLGGVAATVVIGALAGLYPALRAARTPPTVALSSA from the coding sequence ATGAGGGGCAGGGGACTCGGCAGATCCCGGTTGCGCGCGTCCGACCTGGTGCAACTGGGGGCGCACGGACTGCGGGCCCGGCCGGTGCGCGCCGTGCTGTCCGCCGCCGGTATCGCGATCGGCATCGCCGCCATGCTCGCCGTCATCGGCATCTCCACCTCCAGCCAGGCGAACCTCGACGCCGAGCTCGACGAACTGGGCACCAACCTGCTCACCGTCTCTCCCGGCCGGGACCCGGACACCGGTGAAGTCCTGCCGCTGCCGAGGACGGCCGCGAGCACCGCCGCCCGGGTCGACGGCGTCGACGTCGTGTCCGCGACCGGAGCGATGAAGGACGTCGGCGTGTACCGCAACGAGCGGGTGGACCCGGCCGAGAGCAACGGTCTGGCCCTGCTGGCAGCCGACCGGGACCTGCTGCGGGCGCTGCGCGCGGAGCTGTCCTCGGGTAACTGGCTCGACCGGGCGCCGCGGCGCTATCCCACCGCGGTCCTCGGCGAACGGGCCGCCCAGCGCCTCGGCGTGACCGGACCGGGGGAGCGGGTCTGGATCGGCGACCGCTACTTCACCGTGCTCGGTGTGCTCTCCCCGGTGCGGCTGACACCGGAGATGGACACCGCGGTGCTGGTCAACGCGGAGGCGGCCGAACGGTATCTGGGCTACGACGGGCATCCGACCCTGCTCTACGAGCGTTCCCCGGACGCCCTGGTCGAGACCGTCCGCGCCCGGCTGCCGCGCGCCGTCAACCCGGAGAACCCGCAGCACGTCGCCGTCAGCCGTCCCTCCGACGCCCTCAAGGCCCGGCAGGCGGCCGAGGCGTCCTTCACCGGCCTGCTCGTCGGCCTGGGCGGGGTGGCGTTGCTCGTCGGCGGTATCGGTGTCGCCAACACCATGGTCATCTCCGTCATCGAACGCCGCCGCGAGATCGGTCTGCGCCGTGCGCTCGGCGCCACCCGCCGCCACATCAGCCGGCAGTTCCTCGTCGAGGCGCTGCTGCTGTCCGCCCTCGGCGGAGTCGCCGGCGCGGTGCTGGGCGGCGCGGTCACCGCCGGCTACGCCATCAGTCAGGACTGGCCCACCGCGATCCCGTTCGTGGCCCTGCTGGGCGGTGTCGCGGCCACCGTCGTCATCGGTGCGCTCGCCGGGCTCTACCCGGCCCTGCGAGCGGCCCGCACTCCGCCGACCGTTGCCTTGTCGTCCGCATGA
- a CDS encoding ABC transporter ATP-binding protein yields the protein MNRTRNAPPAAEPLVRLSGVGRSYGQGAHRVHALRGVDLTLDAGELVAVVGPSGSGKSTLLNLVGTLDRPSSGQIVVDGHDVGRLGDAQLSALRAHRIGFVFQQFHLADNTSAIDNVAGGLLYTGMPRRTRRRHAEAALERVGLGHRLHHRPHQLSGGERQRVAIARAVVGDPPLLLADEPTGALDTHSGRAVVELLRGLHTTGTTVVIITHDMQLAGQLPRHLRMRDGELVADTGAPEPVRAGQGALT from the coding sequence GTGAACCGCACCCGCAACGCGCCGCCCGCCGCGGAACCCCTCGTACGACTGTCGGGCGTCGGCCGTTCCTACGGCCAGGGAGCACATCGTGTCCACGCGCTGCGCGGTGTCGATCTCACCCTGGACGCGGGTGAACTCGTCGCCGTCGTCGGCCCCTCGGGGTCCGGCAAGTCCACGCTGCTGAACCTGGTCGGTACGCTCGACCGTCCGAGCAGCGGGCAGATCGTCGTCGACGGTCATGACGTGGGGCGGCTCGGCGACGCGCAGCTGTCCGCCCTGCGCGCCCACCGCATCGGCTTCGTGTTCCAGCAGTTCCACCTCGCCGACAACACCTCGGCGATCGACAACGTCGCGGGCGGGCTGCTGTACACCGGTATGCCCCGTCGTACGCGTCGCCGGCACGCCGAAGCCGCGCTGGAACGCGTGGGACTCGGCCACCGGCTGCACCACCGGCCCCATCAGCTCTCCGGGGGTGAACGCCAGCGCGTCGCCATCGCCCGTGCCGTGGTCGGCGACCCGCCCCTGCTGCTCGCCGACGAACCCACCGGCGCCCTCGACACCCACTCGGGCCGGGCCGTCGTGGAACTCCTGCGCGGCCTGCACACCACGGGCACCACCGTCGTGATCATCACCCACGACATGCAACTCGCCGGGCAACTGCCCCGGCATCTGCGGATGCGCGACGGGGAACTCGTCGCCGACACCGGGGCCCCGGAGCCCGTCCGTGCCGGGCAGGGGGCGCTGACATGA
- a CDS encoding efflux RND transporter periplasmic adaptor subunit, with product MTADLHPPEEVTTAAPPRTRRRVLTAVAAVVAVTAVGAGAFLLYGGSSNAPAPAATTRLPPATEKVVRGDLVEAVRAIGPIRFSGSRTIKNQMKGIVTWTPVVNGTVDRGGKLYAVDDKPVVLLLGDLPAWRAFEPGMDDGRDVLALEENLAALGYTNFTVDEEFTEKTVAAVKRWQKNLGLPATGKIELGRVVFLSAPVRVGQVLARAGDAAEPGAEVLRTSGANQHVAIEVPLAEQDLAVKGAKATVILPDGGTTGGTIASVGASRLNKENRSVVPVTVRLTDPEDVEKVQNTEVIVELKRVEAKDVLSVPVTALLPREGGGYAVQVVEGTKVRSVPVSTGAFADGRAEVDGPGLAEGTRVGVPKL from the coding sequence GTGACGGCCGATCTCCACCCGCCGGAGGAGGTGACGACTGCCGCTCCGCCCCGGACCCGCCGCCGTGTCCTGACCGCTGTCGCGGCAGTCGTCGCCGTCACCGCGGTGGGCGCCGGTGCCTTCCTGCTGTACGGCGGTTCCTCGAACGCGCCGGCTCCCGCCGCGACCACGCGGCTCCCGCCGGCCACCGAGAAGGTGGTGCGGGGCGACCTGGTCGAGGCAGTGCGCGCCATCGGACCCATCCGCTTCTCCGGCAGCCGGACGATCAAGAACCAGATGAAGGGCATCGTCACCTGGACCCCCGTGGTCAACGGCACTGTCGACCGCGGCGGGAAGCTGTACGCGGTCGACGACAAGCCGGTGGTCCTGCTGCTCGGCGACCTCCCCGCGTGGCGGGCGTTCGAGCCGGGGATGGACGACGGCCGGGACGTACTGGCGCTGGAGGAGAACCTCGCGGCTCTCGGGTACACCAACTTCACCGTGGACGAGGAGTTCACGGAGAAGACGGTCGCCGCGGTGAAACGCTGGCAGAAGAACCTCGGCCTCCCGGCGACCGGGAAGATCGAGCTGGGCCGCGTGGTGTTCCTCTCCGCACCGGTACGGGTGGGCCAGGTCCTCGCCCGCGCCGGTGACGCCGCCGAACCGGGCGCCGAGGTGCTGCGCACCAGCGGTGCGAACCAGCACGTGGCGATCGAGGTCCCGCTCGCGGAGCAGGATCTCGCCGTCAAGGGAGCGAAGGCCACGGTCATACTCCCGGACGGCGGCACCACAGGCGGCACCATCGCGTCCGTCGGCGCGAGCAGGCTGAACAAGGAGAACAGGAGCGTCGTGCCCGTGACGGTGCGGCTGACCGATCCCGAGGACGTCGAGAAGGTCCAGAACACCGAGGTGATCGTCGAGCTGAAGCGCGTCGAGGCGAAGGACGTGCTGTCCGTCCCGGTCACCGCGCTGCTGCCGAGGGAAGGCGGCGGTTACGCCGTCCAGGTCGTCGAGGGTACGAAGGTCCGCTCGGTGCCGGTCAGCACCGGTGCCTTCGCCGACGGGCGCGCCGAGGTCGACGGCCCCGGGCTGGCCGAGGGCACCCGGGTGGGGGTGCCGAAGCTGTGA